The following nucleotide sequence is from Aneurinibacillus soli.
AGCGCAAAACAGTCGGCATCGTCACATTCCATGCCGAGCATCCCTTTAATGTAGCAGTATGGCTGCGGTTTCGCAAGCGGCGCACGTTCCGGATAGCGCTTCTCTGCATCGAGTACATCACTTGCTGTCACAACACGGTTCTCATCAAAGTATTGCAACAGTCCCATTGCTTTGAGCGGCTCCACCGTTTCAATGCGTGGACGGCCTGTACCAATGCCGAGCGTATAACCGCGCTTTTTCAGTTCCGCAAGCACTTCTGCCATTTGCGCGGGTTCCACAATCGGAATCTCATCATCAAGGAAGCCTTTCTTGCCTTTTTGGAACGCTTCACGGCCAATCGAATCCGCAATCAAGCGGTCGCCGAGATACCATTCCTGGAACGTCTCCTGGCATAAATCCCACAGCTCACTGTTGCGAGAGAAGATATCCGTTGTAACTCCTGTTTTCTCATGCGCAATATCATTCAAATACAGCAGCAATTCTTGCTTTTCTGCTGTGCTCTTCTCGAAATCAGTTACAAATGCCACGTAATCGATTTCAAACGCAACGCCCGCTGCAAGCTCACGAATGCGATTAATCGCGTCACGGTTGATTTGTGCAGTCAGAATTTCTTTTACGGCTGTCGGATTCGTCTCCGCAATCTTTGCTAAAAGAGCAATCAGGTGGTATGAATATGTCAGGTATACCATATCCCAGTTCGCATTAATGCCGCGTGTTTTCACAAAATTCAATACATTATCGTTATCAAATACCTCTGCACGGACGCGGCGAATAATCGCTTCTTCCGGTGCTGGTTCGAATGTTTCTGTGGTAAGTCCTGTATAGTTTTGGCTGTACAGCATCTCCCATACGGTCAGCGCGGATGCATCAAAATAACGCTCCTCACTTAGCAATACGCCGTCTACGTCAAACAAAATAGTACGAAACATGCCTCTCCTCCAAATTCCCCAATAGTTTGGTGTAATACGAACATTTTAACACATTTCTTATGAATTAATCGTCTTTTGACGCAAATTTCATTTTAATAATTGTATGGTAAAATAAATAAGGAAGAAAGGAGGGATCGTATGGAGTTCCAGTCATTACAAAATCGGATTGCTCTCATTACTGGTGCCAGTAAAGGAGCAGGACGTGCGATGTGTCTCTTGTTTGCGGAGGAAGGAGCGACTGTATACGCGGCAGCACGCAGCACCGACTTATTAGACGAGCTTGTACAGGAAGCCGCTGGTCTTGAGGGACAAATTATCGCGGCGCCATGTGACGTAACAAATGGTGCCGCTGTCGAGCAACTGATTCAACGCATTACAGACGAAAAAGGACAGATTGATATTTTGATTAACAATGCAGGACTCGGGCATTTCGGGGCGATTCATGAGCTGACGGAAGCACAGTGGGATGAGATGATGAATGTAAACCTGAAGGGCGTATTTTTGTGCACGAAATATGTTACTCCACATCTTATCAAGCAAAAACGTGGGCATATTATTAATATCTCAAGTGTCGCGGGAACGGTTACTTTCCCAGGCGGAGGGGGTTACTGCACAACCAAATTCGGCTTGATGGCGTTCACCGATATTTTGACACAGGAGCTGAAATCGCATAACGTTAAAGTATCCGTCATCTGCCCTGGCTCGATCCAGACATACTTCGGTGGCACCGATCCGAAAGACTATGCGCTGCATCCGAAAGATGTCGCACAGATTGCCTATCAGATGGCTGCCGCACCAGAGCATGTCATTTTGAATCAAGTGATTATGCGCCCGGTTGTGCCGCAGACAAAACTTTAACTACATAAAAAATTCAGGAGGATATCACCGTATGAAAAAATGGCTTACTTTATGTATCATGGCTACTCTCGTTATAGTCCTTGCCATCGGATGCAGTCAACCACAGGCACAGACACCGCAAAATACACAGAAACAAACACCGACACCACAGGATGTACCAAAGCCGGCCAAGCAGTGGAGCAAGGCTCCTGAAATGAAGATCAATCCAAACAAAAAATATTTTGCGCACTTTGATACATCTAAAGGAAAATTCACTGTGGAACTGTATGCAAAAGACGAACCTATGACTGTGAACAACTTTGTTTTCCTTGCCAAACAAAAATATTATGACGGGAACGTATTCCATCGCATTATCCGCGACTTCATGATACAAAGTGGCGATCCAACTGGAACTGGCGCCGGCGGACCAGGATATCAGTTCAATGATGAGCTTCCAAATAAACACAAGCACAAAAAAGGAACACTAGCAATGGCCAACCGTGGTCCAAATACGAATGGAAGCCAGTTCTTTATCGGCACAGGTCCACAAGTTGATATGTTGAATCAGCCACAGTATGATAAATATGTCGTTTTCGGAGAAGTAACAACAGGGTTAGATGTTGTTGAAAAAATCGCAGCTACTCCAGTCAAAGAAAGTCCAGCCAGAGAAAAAAGCCTCCCAACAGAAAAAGTGGTCATTAACACGATTACAATTGAAGAGAAATAACCAGGCGGGCGTCCGATCTTGATGGGCGCCCGTTTTTTTCATCTAGCCACGCTTACTTCTGCCGCTGCTTCACCACCGCTACTGTACACCGCGATACACAAATTAATTTATCCTCTTCATCTGTGATTTTAATCTCCCAGATCATCGTGGTTCGCCCCTTGTGGAGTGGCGTGGCTACCCCTGTCACGATCCCATCCTGTTTGCTGCGCACATGGTTCGCGTTAATCTCTAAGCCAAATGCCGCTTCCGTCTCCTGATCAATCAAATTCCACGTCCCCATACTCGCCAGCGTTTCAGCAAGTGCGACCGATGCGCCGCCGTGCAGCATACCAAACGGCTGATGGGTTGCGTTATGTACCGGCATCGTCCCCACTACACGATCCGGTGTTATATCGGTAATCTCGATGCCAAGCGCTCCCATCATCGTTTCCTGCATATTTTCTTTTATTTTCATATACTCGCCTCCTATTTTTTCTTTATATTCTGAATATAACACATACATAGTATTTTTGCGATAAAAAAGAGAGCGCACGCTCATCGGCATGTACGCTCTACGTCTGTTCTTCATTGCCCGGGAGCCATACCGTAAATACAGTCCCTTCTCCTAGTTTACTCTGCACCGTGATAACCCCTTCATGCAAACCAACTAGTTCCTGCACAATCGCTAGCCCTAATCCTGTTCCTGTTTCTGAGCGCGATCGAACTCGATCTACTTTGAAAAAACGATCCCAAACATGGGCTAGATCAGCTTCGGCAATGCCAATCCCCGTATCGGTAACCGTCACTTCCACTCCGCCCTTCTCTTCTCGAGCAGCCAGCTCAATGTATCCATGCTCGGTAAACTTCAGCGCATTGCCCAGCAAATTCACAAAAATCTGCTCAATTCGGCCCGCATCTCCCAGCACGGCTGGAAGAGGAAGATCTAGGGCAAGACGAAGCGCGAGTCCACGCTTCTCTGCCTCTGCAGTAAACGTAAAAGCCAGCCGATTCAACAATGCCTCCATATTAACCGGCTGTTTGACCAGATTAAATTCATGCTTTGTCAGTCGGACCAGTTCAAGCAGGTCATCCACCAGACGGCTCATATGCAACGTTTCCTTATACATGACATCATAATATTTATGACGTGATGCTCCGTCTTGTACAAGCCCGTCTTGTAGCGCTTCAAGGAATCCCTGCATCGTCGTCAGCGGTGTGCGCAGCTCATGCGACACATTCGCAATAAAGTCTTGCCGTACTTTATCCAGTTCATCCCGCTCGGCTTCCACATGGGCAAGTGTGGCCGCCATCCGATTCATCGACCGCGCCAAATCCCCAATCTCATCTTCTGACGTAACCTCAATGCGCTGCTCGTAATTCCCTTTTTCAATTTCAAGCGCCACCATATCCATCCGCTTCAATGGCCTAGAGATCGTCCACGATAAATACGATACCATCGCCGTCGACAGAAGAATACCGAGAAGCGTCGCCCATAAAATCATCACGCGCATATTGCCAACCGTCTCTTCGATGCCTTCTACAGGGGCATGGAGCACGATACCACCAAATATTTTATCTTTTTGTCCCCACGGTACTACAACCGATACCATCGGTTTGGTTAAGCCTGCAAATGCAAGGTTCTGCACGACATTCTGTCCGTGCATGACCTGCTCCACAATCTGCGGGGCAACAGATTTACCGATAAACACTTCGTCGCGTGTAGACGTTGCGATAATATGACCACTCTGATCAAACACCCAGATACGCGTATCAAACGTTTGATCAAGAAACGCAAGAATCGATTGGGTCTGGTCTTCATTCCACGGATTTGCCTGGCTTGTCTGAATGGCTAGATTCACCTTCTTCGCCTTGCGCAACAATTCTTCTTTTGTTCCATCGTATATGTAATTTTTGGCGAGCACGGACATCGACAATCCGAGTGCACCGAGTCCGAGCAGCACCGTTACCATGTAACTAAGCAACAATTTACGAAAAATACTTTTGTTAACGCCAAACCAGTCAAGAATTAGACGGAACACGCTTCCACCTCAAACTTATAGCCGACACCCCATACTGTGTGAATACACTCATAAGGAAGTGCTGCAAGATGCTGGCGGATTTTTTTGATATGCACGTCTACCGTGCGGATATCTCCAAAAAAATCATAGCCCCAGATTTGTTCAAGAAGCTGCTCCCGCGTGAATACACTACCAGATGAGCGGGCAAGAAAAACAAGCAGATCAAATTCTTTCGGACGAAACGCTACTTTTTCTCCCGCTACAATCACCTGCCGCCCTTGCAAGTCAATCACTAAATCGGAAAAGCGGATCTCCTGAACAACTGCTTCCTTCTCTTCCGATACTCGAGGCTGCATGCGCCGAAAAATCGCTTTAATGCGGGCCACTAATTCCCGGGGGCTGAACGGTTTGGTGACATAGTCATCCGCTCCGAGTTCAAGACCGAGTACCCGGTCGAACTCCTCCCCTTTAGCAGACAACATGATGATCGGCGTATCCATCGTTTTGCGAATCTCCCGGCACGCTTCATATCCATCCATCACAGGCATCATCACATCAAGAATAATCGCATCCGGCTTCTCCGTCTCCGCCAGACGTACCGCTTCACTTCCGTCATGCGCTTCAATCAGCTCAATATGGTGTTGGGAAAAGTACAGACGAATAATCTCAATTACATTCACATCATCATCTGCAACGAGTACTTTTGTTCCGTTCATGGCATCTCCCCCTCCGTAGAACAGTATAGCACATTTCTTATTCTCCTATTAAAAATAGCCGGTACACAGGGTACCGGCTATTTTTAGGAAGAAGAAGCGTGAAGCTATCTATTTAATTTTTTTGAAAGTAGGTTGTGTTGTTGTCAGTTAAGTAAATCAGACGGTGCGTTTTCGCTGTGTCATCGTACAGGCGTTTTGCTCGTTTTGTTGGTCGTTTGATGTCATTCCATTATACAGCGTACCGCCGGAGAATTTCTCTCGCTCACCTCCTTATGCTTATACTTTACCTGATAAATGTAACAGGACTATGTGTAAGTCAAGAACATTTTATAACCAAATTATGATCATTTTATGACCATCTAAATAAGGCAAAACGTTGGCAAGCCAGTAAAAAGACGATAAAATAGAAAAAAACGTATTTATACATATATTTAGGAGGAAACCTGCTATGGAAGCATCTCTCGAGATTATTGTCCGTTCTACTGAGATCGATGTGAATGGACATGTAAACAACGCAAAGTATCTGGAATATTTGGAATGGGGACGTGAAGAATGGTACGAACAGGCGCAACTGCCGTATGATAAATTTCTGGAGATGAACATTCAGACCGTAACGGTAAACATTAATGTAAACTACCGCAAAGAATGCCTGCAGAATGATCGACTGACAATCACAACAAGACCAGAGAAAATCGGGCGTACAAGCTATGTACTGAAACAGGAAATTCATAATCAACGTGGCGAATTAGTAGCGGATGCGCTCGTAACGAGTGTAGCCATGGACAGCAAAGAGCGTACAAGCCGCCCGGTACCGAACGAGCTGGCAGCGTTGTTTAGCTAGGCTAACTGCACGACAAAAATAAACAGAAGCTGTCCCCAAAGCCAGAACATGGCGACTGAGGCAGCCTCTTTTTTTGGTGTAGGTTTTCTCCAAAGTATGGTGAAGGAGCGGGATCGGGCGGGGCCTCGTCACTTCGGTACGCTCGCTACGGAGTATGGGCTGTCCACTCCAGGTACCAGGTGAACTCGCCCACAAAAGAGGGCCCACGATGTATTCGCATCGAAGTATTGTGGGCAAAAGCCCGTTCACCTGGTACCTTCCGCTGGGGATCGCGTACAGGCGTTCCGTTGCCCCGCCCGATCCCGCTCCTAGCACGCTTTGGTTAAACACCATCAAGCAATATCAAGAGGCTGAGCTTTGCTATGCAGGTAAAAAACAAGGAAGGCGTCTTTCAAAGAGTCAGACGCGACCCGAGCAAATCCGTTCTGGCATCGCATGTTTTTTTATAAATCGAAACGTTGTGCGGGGAGTGGGAGAAGGAAGGAGTAAGAGAGCGCCTGTACGCGCCTACTCAGCGGAGGGAGAACGGCGAACGGGCCTTTGCCCGCAATTCTTCGG
It contains:
- a CDS encoding peptidylprolyl isomerase translates to MKKWLTLCIMATLVIVLAIGCSQPQAQTPQNTQKQTPTPQDVPKPAKQWSKAPEMKINPNKKYFAHFDTSKGKFTVELYAKDEPMTVNNFVFLAKQKYYDGNVFHRIIRDFMIQSGDPTGTGAGGPGYQFNDELPNKHKHKKGTLAMANRGPNTNGSQFFIGTGPQVDMLNQPQYDKYVVFGEVTTGLDVVEKIAATPVKESPAREKSLPTEKVVINTITIEEK
- a CDS encoding SDR family oxidoreductase, which translates into the protein MEFQSLQNRIALITGASKGAGRAMCLLFAEEGATVYAAARSTDLLDELVQEAAGLEGQIIAAPCDVTNGAAVEQLIQRITDEKGQIDILINNAGLGHFGAIHELTEAQWDEMMNVNLKGVFLCTKYVTPHLIKQKRGHIINISSVAGTVTFPGGGGYCTTKFGLMAFTDILTQELKSHNVKVSVICPGSIQTYFGGTDPKDYALHPKDVAQIAYQMAAAPEHVILNQVIMRPVVPQTKL
- a CDS encoding hotdog fold thioesterase; translated protein: MQETMMGALGIEITDITPDRVVGTMPVHNATHQPFGMLHGGASVALAETLASMGTWNLIDQETEAAFGLEINANHVRSKQDGIVTGVATPLHKGRTTMIWEIKITDEEDKLICVSRCTVAVVKQRQK
- a CDS encoding response regulator transcription factor, whose amino-acid sequence is MNGTKVLVADDDVNVIEIIRLYFSQHHIELIEAHDGSEAVRLAETEKPDAIILDVMMPVMDGYEACREIRKTMDTPIIMLSAKGEEFDRVLGLELGADDYVTKPFSPRELVARIKAIFRRMQPRVSEEKEAVVQEIRFSDLVIDLQGRQVIVAGEKVAFRPKEFDLLVFLARSSGSVFTREQLLEQIWGYDFFGDIRTVDVHIKKIRQHLAALPYECIHTVWGVGYKFEVEACSV
- a CDS encoding sensor histidine kinase, with the translated sequence MFRLILDWFGVNKSIFRKLLLSYMVTVLLGLGALGLSMSVLAKNYIYDGTKEELLRKAKKVNLAIQTSQANPWNEDQTQSILAFLDQTFDTRIWVFDQSGHIIATSTRDEVFIGKSVAPQIVEQVMHGQNVVQNLAFAGLTKPMVSVVVPWGQKDKIFGGIVLHAPVEGIEETVGNMRVMILWATLLGILLSTAMVSYLSWTISRPLKRMDMVALEIEKGNYEQRIEVTSEDEIGDLARSMNRMAATLAHVEAERDELDKVRQDFIANVSHELRTPLTTMQGFLEALQDGLVQDGASRHKYYDVMYKETLHMSRLVDDLLELVRLTKHEFNLVKQPVNMEALLNRLAFTFTAEAEKRGLALRLALDLPLPAVLGDAGRIEQIFVNLLGNALKFTEHGYIELAAREEKGGVEVTVTDTGIGIAEADLAHVWDRFFKVDRVRSRSETGTGLGLAIVQELVGLHEGVITVQSKLGEGTVFTVWLPGNEEQT
- a CDS encoding acyl-CoA thioesterase encodes the protein MEASLEIIVRSTEIDVNGHVNNAKYLEYLEWGREEWYEQAQLPYDKFLEMNIQTVTVNINVNYRKECLQNDRLTITTRPEKIGRTSYVLKQEIHNQRGELVADALVTSVAMDSKERTSRPVPNELAALFS
- a CDS encoding HAD family hydrolase — protein: MFRTILFDVDGVLLSEERYFDASALTVWEMLYSQNYTGLTTETFEPAPEEAIIRRVRAEVFDNDNVLNFVKTRGINANWDMVYLTYSYHLIALLAKIAETNPTAVKEILTAQINRDAINRIRELAAGVAFEIDYVAFVTDFEKSTAEKQELLLYLNDIAHEKTGVTTDIFSRNSELWDLCQETFQEWYLGDRLIADSIGREAFQKGKKGFLDDEIPIVEPAQMAEVLAELKKRGYTLGIGTGRPRIETVEPLKAMGLLQYFDENRVVTASDVLDAEKRYPERAPLAKPQPYCYIKGMLGMECDDADCFALALPIENGDEVLVVGDSVADYMAAQSIGCKFAATLTGLSGQEARAKFEELKADYILDDMRGILTIL